From a single Hymenobacter sp. YIM 151500-1 genomic region:
- a CDS encoding YihY/virulence factor BrkB family protein, protein MAAHYRFSDIVNILKTTAAEFMVNNSFRHAAALSYYTIFSLPPLLLIVITAASTIWDADAVSGQVFTQMKGLVGEDSAKFMQDSINEFNKQQRGGVASFIGIGTLVFAATTFFVTLQESINDIWNLRVKPRSSAWQFVRDRFLSFGLILSVALLLLISFVVSALLSVFTGYLQRLLPDLAVFFIRLIDLGLSIGITTTLFAMIYRFLPDAVIRWRDVGVGAFITALLFVLGKYLIAIYIAQANPGSAFGAAGSAIVLLLWVNYSSLIIFFGAEFTQEFADAFGQKVQPKAHAVRIETREVPEGESKEEISTGRPRAEGRWRS, encoded by the coding sequence ATGGCCGCACACTACCGCTTTTCGGATATTGTTAATATCCTCAAAACCACCGCCGCCGAGTTCATGGTCAACAACTCGTTTCGCCACGCGGCGGCGCTGTCCTACTACACCATCTTCTCCCTGCCCCCCCTGCTGCTCATCGTCATCACGGCCGCCAGCACCATCTGGGATGCCGATGCCGTGTCGGGCCAGGTATTTACCCAGATGAAAGGGCTGGTGGGCGAAGACTCGGCCAAGTTTATGCAGGACAGCATCAACGAATTCAACAAGCAGCAGCGGGGCGGCGTGGCTTCCTTTATCGGCATTGGCACACTGGTGTTTGCGGCCACCACGTTCTTCGTGACCCTGCAAGAAAGCATCAACGACATCTGGAACCTGCGCGTGAAGCCCCGCAGCAGCGCCTGGCAGTTTGTCCGCGACCGGTTTCTGTCGTTTGGCCTGATTCTGAGCGTGGCCTTGCTGCTGCTGATTTCGTTTGTGGTCAGCGCCTTGCTCAGCGTGTTTACCGGCTACCTGCAACGGCTCCTGCCCGATCTGGCCGTGTTTTTTATCCGCCTCATCGACCTGGGCTTGTCCATTGGCATCACTACCACGCTCTTCGCCATGATTTACCGCTTCCTGCCCGACGCCGTTATCCGTTGGCGCGATGTTGGGGTTGGGGCATTCATTACGGCGCTGCTGTTTGTGTTGGGTAAGTATCTGATTGCCATCTACATTGCTCAGGCCAACCCCGGTTCGGCGTTTGGGGCGGCGGGCTCGGCCATTGTGCTGCTGCTGTGGGTAAACTACTCTTCGCTGATTATCTTCTTCGGCGCCGAGTTCACCCAGGAGTTTGCCGATGCCTTCGGCCAGAAGGTGCAGCCCAAAGCCCACGCCGTGCGCATCGAAACCCGCGAGGTGCCGGAGGGCGAAAGCAAAGAAGAAATCAGCACCGGCCGCCCCCGCGCCGAGGGCCGCTGGCGGAGCTGA
- a CDS encoding DUF2281 domain-containing protein, with protein MSKQEIIDQTVQLLEQLPEEKAAEILDFAAFLMQRSRPNSIVITEPLEQVSVPLLKRRRPSPSTSETDDEEDDKLLTQQIAAYVENSPVFAFLHDPAEDIYTLDDLKVRYQ; from the coding sequence ATGTCCAAGCAGGAAATTATCGACCAAACGGTGCAGCTGCTGGAGCAGCTACCAGAGGAAAAAGCGGCTGAGATTCTGGATTTCGCCGCGTTTCTGATGCAGCGCAGCAGACCCAATAGTATTGTCATCACGGAGCCGCTTGAGCAAGTATCTGTTCCTCTTCTAAAACGCCGACGGCCTTCCCCATCCACATCAGAAACTGATGACGAGGAAGATGACAAACTTCTGACACAGCAGATAGCTGCTTATGTGGAAAATTCGCCGGTTTTTGCTTTTCTACATGACCCGGCTGAAGACATCTATACTCTTGATGACCTTAAAGTGCGCTATCAGTGA
- a CDS encoding tetratricopeptide repeat protein, protein MKLKSSFLLLAAALLLTAAPAQAQRKAKNQSAPAAASAASRLQPLFGGLSPEQAAQVVGAKFLADIERSFASRAEASRFFSIKGYEYLQENQPDTAAYRFNLAWVLDPKNPDAYRGLGIVVSSRPGGTDEAISLLSRGLALDPKNALLLSDLGASHLIRYDQSKKKKDLTTATTLLGQAVAQDATNAVAWGQLARAQYLQEQYAQAWESVHKAQAISMAAIDFGLLTELMAKLPDPQGKFK, encoded by the coding sequence ATGAAATTGAAATCATCGTTTTTACTGCTGGCCGCGGCCCTGCTGCTAACGGCTGCTCCGGCACAAGCTCAGCGCAAAGCCAAAAACCAGTCTGCTCCGGCGGCTGCTTCCGCGGCCAGCCGCTTGCAGCCCTTGTTTGGCGGTCTGAGCCCCGAACAGGCAGCCCAGGTGGTAGGCGCCAAGTTCCTTGCCGACATCGAGCGAAGCTTTGCCTCGCGGGCTGAAGCCAGCCGCTTCTTCTCTATCAAAGGCTACGAGTATCTCCAGGAAAACCAGCCCGACACGGCCGCCTACCGCTTCAACCTGGCCTGGGTGCTCGACCCCAAGAACCCCGACGCCTACCGCGGCCTGGGCATCGTGGTCAGTAGCCGGCCCGGAGGCACTGATGAAGCCATCAGCCTGCTCAGCCGGGGCCTGGCCCTCGACCCCAAAAACGCCCTGCTGCTCAGCGACCTGGGCGCCAGCCACCTCATCCGCTACGACCAAAGCAAAAAGAAAAAGGACCTGACCACGGCCACCACCTTGCTGGGGCAGGCCGTAGCCCAGGATGCCACCAACGCTGTGGCCTGGGGGCAGCTGGCCCGCGCCCAGTACCTGCAAGAGCAGTACGCCCAGGCCTGGGAGTCGGTGCACAAGGCCCAGGCCATCAGCATGGCCGCCATCGACTTTGGCCTGCTCACGGAGCTGATGGCCAAGCTGCCCGACCCGCAAGGCAAGTTCAAATAA
- a CDS encoding DUF3891 family protein, protein MIVNHTPDGWQIIYQQAHGLLAAQLAWHWQPFDGSPTDRWVGTLAAITQHDDEQQHWDGHYGITPAGAPANFTMKEFSLEQATGVMRAARFQGRWRSLLTSLHLSTLYESLRGQDKTTDAFLDEQQACQKRWLKELKLTRKEATRYYDLMHWTDRLSLILCRQELPEMGRTLEIYTGPDGQRYDVVQPQPNGPVTVHPWPFREKQFTVSVEATILRQLQFKDDAELAAALRHAPIETLTWEFRK, encoded by the coding sequence ATGATTGTAAACCACACGCCCGATGGCTGGCAGATTATCTACCAGCAAGCTCACGGCCTGCTCGCGGCCCAGCTGGCCTGGCACTGGCAGCCGTTTGACGGCTCCCCAACGGACCGGTGGGTGGGCACGCTGGCCGCCATTACCCAGCACGACGACGAGCAGCAGCACTGGGACGGGCACTACGGCATTACGCCCGCCGGGGCGCCGGCTAACTTCACCATGAAGGAATTTTCGCTGGAGCAGGCCACCGGCGTGATGCGCGCCGCCCGCTTCCAGGGCCGCTGGCGCAGCCTGCTCACCAGCCTGCACCTGAGCACGCTCTACGAAAGCCTGCGCGGCCAGGACAAAACCACCGACGCCTTCCTCGACGAGCAGCAGGCCTGCCAGAAGCGGTGGCTGAAAGAGCTGAAGCTGACCCGCAAAGAAGCCACCCGCTACTACGACCTCATGCACTGGACCGACCGGCTCAGCCTCATTCTGTGCCGGCAGGAGCTGCCCGAAATGGGCCGTACCCTCGAAATCTACACCGGCCCCGACGGGCAACGCTACGACGTGGTGCAGCCCCAGCCAAACGGCCCCGTTACCGTGCACCCCTGGCCCTTCCGCGAAAAGCAGTTCACCGTCAGCGTGGAAGCCACCATCCTGCGCCAGCTCCAGTTCAAGGACGATGCCGAGCTAGCCGCCGCCCTCCGCCACGCCCCCATCGAGACACTGACCTGGGAGTTTCGGAAGTAG
- a CDS encoding NAD-dependent epimerase/dehydratase family protein, producing MDTSSTSAPTATGDTILVIGAGGQLGLELTHELRQLYGASRVVAADVRAPKDAETLQAGPFELLDVLDKQRLEEVVRRYRPTQVYHLAALLSATAEKNPKFGWQLNMDGLFTVLDAAVDLGVRQVYWPSSIAVFGPDTPRQHTPQLTIMNPNTVYGISKLAGEQWCEWYFRRHGLDVRSLRYPGLIGYKSLPGGGTTDYAVDIYHKAVAGQAYECFLQDDTYLPMMYMPDALKATLDLMHAPADQIRVRSSYNLGAMSFSPAEITRSIQRHYPAFQVTYRPDSRQQIANSWPASIDDSQARQDWGWQPQYDLHRMTDDMLLHLKQQVSAQLTVA from the coding sequence ATGGACACATCCAGCACTTCTGCTCCTACTGCTACCGGCGACACCATCCTGGTTATTGGGGCCGGCGGCCAGCTTGGCCTGGAGCTGACCCACGAGCTGCGCCAGCTCTACGGCGCCTCCCGCGTAGTAGCCGCCGACGTGCGCGCGCCTAAGGACGCCGAAACCTTGCAGGCCGGTCCGTTTGAGCTGCTGGATGTGCTGGACAAGCAGCGGCTGGAAGAAGTAGTGCGCCGGTACCGGCCCACGCAGGTGTACCATCTGGCGGCCCTGCTGTCGGCCACGGCCGAGAAGAACCCCAAGTTTGGGTGGCAGCTGAACATGGATGGGCTGTTTACTGTGCTGGACGCGGCCGTAGACCTGGGCGTGCGGCAGGTGTACTGGCCCAGCAGCATTGCCGTGTTCGGGCCCGACACGCCCCGCCAGCATACACCCCAGCTTACCATTATGAACCCCAACACGGTGTATGGCATCAGCAAGCTGGCCGGGGAGCAGTGGTGCGAGTGGTACTTCCGCCGGCACGGCCTCGACGTGCGCAGCCTGCGCTACCCTGGCCTCATCGGCTACAAGAGCTTGCCCGGCGGCGGCACCACCGATTACGCCGTCGACATCTACCACAAAGCCGTGGCGGGCCAGGCCTACGAGTGCTTTTTGCAGGACGACACCTACCTGCCCATGATGTACATGCCCGACGCCCTGAAGGCTACCCTGGACCTGATGCACGCCCCGGCAGACCAGATTCGGGTGCGCAGCTCCTACAACCTGGGCGCCATGAGCTTCAGCCCCGCCGAAATTACCCGCTCCATCCAACGCCACTACCCCGCCTTCCAGGTCACGTACCGCCCCGACTCGCGCCAGCAGATTGCCAATTCCTGGCCCGCCAGCATCGACGACAGCCAGGCCCGCCAGGACTGGGGCTGGCAGCCGCAGTACGACCTGCACCGCATGACCGACGATATGCTGCTGCACCTGAAGCAGCAAGTGTCGGCGCAGCTCACGGTGGCATAG
- a CDS encoding thioesterase family protein produces the protein MPRVKVQLPDTFLFTTEIPVRITDLNYGAHLGNDALLSILHEARVQFLNYVGRPEFNPATKQGHIMADVAIEYKGEGFYGDTLRIQMAADDLSKYGFDIVYRVTNQHGQEVARAKTGMLGFDYNTRKLLPLTEEATRRLRGELG, from the coding sequence ATGCCCCGCGTTAAAGTTCAACTGCCTGATACCTTCCTCTTCACCACGGAAATACCCGTGCGCATCACCGACCTCAACTACGGCGCCCACCTCGGCAACGACGCCCTGCTCAGCATTCTGCACGAAGCGCGGGTGCAGTTTCTGAACTACGTGGGCCGCCCTGAGTTCAACCCCGCCACCAAGCAGGGTCACATCATGGCCGATGTAGCCATTGAGTACAAAGGCGAGGGGTTTTACGGCGACACGCTCCGCATCCAAATGGCCGCCGACGACCTCAGCAAGTACGGCTTCGACATCGTATACCGGGTTACGAACCAGCACGGCCAGGAGGTAGCCCGCGCCAAAACCGGTATGCTCGGTTTCGACTACAACACCCGCAAGCTGCTACCCCTGACTGAAGAAGCCACCCGACGCCTGCGCGGGGAGTTGGGCTAA
- a CDS encoding type II toxin-antitoxin system PemK/MazF family toxin codes for MKPGTIVVLPFPFTDLSGHKLRPALVLAIRPADITVAFISSQVQFPRSSDVLVQPSAINGLRVASFICTDKLATIEARLAKGELGELDSSYRAEVNQKLTAALLLPLF; via the coding sequence GTGAAGCCAGGAACCATTGTAGTGCTGCCGTTTCCTTTCACTGACTTGAGTGGCCATAAGCTGCGGCCAGCATTAGTGCTAGCTATTCGGCCGGCTGATATTACAGTAGCTTTTATTTCATCCCAGGTGCAGTTTCCACGTTCGTCTGATGTGCTGGTTCAACCTTCAGCAATCAATGGCTTACGCGTTGCATCATTCATTTGCACCGATAAGCTGGCAACTATTGAAGCGCGGCTAGCAAAAGGAGAGTTGGGGGAACTAGATTCGTCGTATCGAGCGGAAGTCAATCAGAAATTAACTGCGGCTTTGCTTTTGCCGCTTTTTTAG
- the rlmN gene encoding 23S rRNA (adenine(2503)-C(2))-methyltransferase RlmN: MIDLPVVSKRDIRKLTPDELKAFLVEHGEKPFRAKQVLEWLWKNTAGSFEEMNNLSLATRELLARHFVINSVQVQNQQLSSDGTIKSAFRLHDGNVVEGVLIPHDTRMTACISSQVGCSLTCKFCATGYMERKRNLDAAEIYDQVVRIREQCEAQYGTPLTNIVYMGMGEPLLNYANVVKSIERITAPDGLNMAPRRITVSTAGIAKMIKKLADDDVKANLALSLHAPNDAKRNEIMPINEANSLASLKDALKHYHQLTGRKVTYEYIVFENFNDTLQDAEELYQITKWIPCKVNLIEYNPIEAASYRNTADDKLMAFHKYLADRGVQTNVRRSRGKDIDAACGQLAVKEKPAA; encoded by the coding sequence ATGATTGATTTGCCCGTAGTTTCGAAGCGCGACATCCGCAAACTCACCCCCGACGAGCTGAAGGCCTTTCTGGTAGAGCACGGCGAGAAGCCGTTCCGGGCCAAGCAGGTGCTGGAGTGGCTGTGGAAAAACACGGCCGGCTCGTTTGAGGAGATGAACAACCTTAGCCTCGCCACGCGCGAGTTGCTGGCCCGGCACTTCGTTATCAACTCGGTGCAGGTGCAAAACCAGCAGCTCAGCTCCGATGGCACTATCAAGTCGGCCTTCCGCCTGCACGACGGCAACGTGGTGGAGGGCGTGCTCATCCCCCACGATACGCGCATGACGGCCTGCATCAGCTCCCAGGTGGGCTGCTCGCTCACGTGTAAGTTTTGCGCCACCGGCTACATGGAGCGTAAGCGCAACCTCGACGCCGCCGAAATCTACGACCAGGTGGTGCGCATCCGGGAACAGTGCGAGGCCCAGTACGGCACGCCCCTCACCAACATCGTGTACATGGGCATGGGCGAGCCCCTGCTCAACTACGCCAACGTGGTGAAAAGCATTGAGCGCATCACCGCCCCCGACGGCCTGAACATGGCCCCGCGCCGCATCACCGTCAGCACCGCCGGCATTGCCAAGATGATCAAGAAGCTGGCCGACGACGACGTGAAGGCCAACCTGGCCCTGAGCCTGCACGCCCCCAACGACGCCAAGCGCAACGAAATCATGCCCATCAACGAAGCCAACTCCCTGGCCTCCTTGAAGGACGCGCTGAAGCACTACCACCAGCTCACCGGCCGCAAAGTCACCTACGAGTACATCGTATTCGAGAACTTCAACGACACGCTGCAAGACGCCGAGGAGCTGTACCAGATTACCAAGTGGATTCCCTGCAAAGTCAACCTCATCGAGTACAACCCGATTGAGGCGGCTTCTTACCGCAACACCGCCGACGACAAGCTCATGGCCTTCCACAAGTACCTGGCCGACCGGGGCGTGCAAACCAACGTGCGCCGCTCCCGCGGCAAAGACATCGACGCCGCCTGCGGGCAGCTGGCCGTGAAGGAAAAGCCGGCGGCGTAG